The Halodesulfovibrio sp. genome includes a window with the following:
- a CDS encoding anaerobic ribonucleoside-triphosphate reductase activating protein, whose translation MVSAWSRVFGFERVSLCDWPGMNASVIFLGGCNMHCPTCHNYNLAWHSDTMDVIPQEAIESYLTKRARWIDGVVITGGEATITPGLIDLIKDLRKLGMPVKMDSNGMRPDVIHQLLDEDLVKLFAVDVKGPYQKYPVLTGGTTSPEEAAKNLSQIFELAKQYPDKFLFRITKVPVLTEEDIREAESYLPEGFTLKHQEYVPPRREHAETNSEARQVSGDMVA comes from the coding sequence ATGGTATCTGCTTGGTCACGTGTTTTTGGTTTTGAAAGGGTAAGTCTTTGCGATTGGCCCGGTATGAATGCAAGCGTCATTTTTCTTGGCGGCTGTAATATGCACTGCCCAACATGCCACAACTATAATCTTGCCTGGCATAGCGACACAATGGATGTCATCCCGCAAGAAGCGATTGAGTCTTACCTGACTAAACGCGCGCGCTGGATTGACGGTGTCGTCATTACGGGGGGGGAAGCGACGATTACGCCGGGGCTTATTGACCTGATTAAGGATTTAAGAAAGCTCGGTATGCCGGTTAAAATGGACAGCAACGGCATGCGTCCCGACGTAATACACCAATTGCTCGACGAAGATCTCGTTAAGCTTTTTGCAGTTGATGTTAAAGGCCCTTATCAGAAATATCCTGTGCTTACCGGCGGTACGACATCCCCAGAAGAAGCAGCAAAAAATCTCTCTCAGATTTTTGAACTGGCAAAACAGTATCCTGACAAATTCCTGTTCCGCATTACTAAAGTGCCTGTGCTGACAGAAGAAGATATTCGGGAAGCTGAGAGCTACCTGCCGGAAGGTTTTACGCTTAAGCATCAGGAGTACGTTCCCCCAAGGAGAGAACATGCCGAAACAAATTCTGAAGCGCGACAAGTGTCTGGAGACATGGTCGCTTGA
- a CDS encoding chemotaxis protein CheX: MNSDVTFAKPFISATNNVLSTMAGITPVPGAPFVKKDNIACGDVSAIIGLTGEKRGSISVTFSKKCAIALVRAMLGDDVQDIISDTKDAVGEICNMISGQARAGLAEVGIKCDGSTPSIIMGADHTVSHVTSSPVIAVPFTTPHGDFTIEFCFG, translated from the coding sequence ATGAATTCTGACGTTACCTTTGCTAAGCCTTTCATTAGTGCTACCAACAATGTACTTTCCACAATGGCTGGCATCACCCCGGTTCCGGGTGCTCCATTTGTAAAAAAAGATAATATTGCGTGCGGTGATGTTTCTGCAATCATTGGTCTTACAGGAGAAAAACGTGGCAGTATCTCTGTTACTTTTTCTAAAAAATGCGCGATTGCTTTGGTACGTGCGATGCTGGGCGATGATGTTCAGGATATTATTTCTGATACAAAAGATGCAGTGGGCGAAATCTGCAACATGATTTCTGGTCAAGCGCGTGCCGGTCTTGCTGAAGTAGGCATTAAGTGTGATGGTTCAACACCGTCTATAATTATGGGGGCTGACCATACTGTCAGTCATGTGACATCAAGCCCTGTTATTGCGGTGCCGTTTACCACTCCTCATGGTGATTTTACCATTGAGTTTTGTTTTGGCTAA
- a CDS encoding zinc dependent phospholipase C family protein, producing the protein MKKCLVLAAVAAFAFVFLPESAYAWGPGVHISIAEWLLSNLSILPASVAHTIALHKDAFKYGALSADIFIGKGSTVVPGHSHNWETGFTLLQNVRSPKLRSYAYGYLSHLAADVVAHNNYVPSLMSGAPTAGKLGHVYIEAQADRMVRWNSNSVRGLFKISCTDHDCELLAATNKHKGGFAIRKQVFRSSVALCGAFPWKSSLKLIHHTMPGAADKKYLRSMIDASARSVVNILSLSEKSAVTGVDPIGAAALANSKGLCAGASILPSRNPFPLVFPLDKRVSTLPKLRVAHNIVL; encoded by the coding sequence ATGAAAAAGTGTCTGGTACTGGCAGCCGTTGCTGCCTTTGCTTTTGTTTTTCTTCCGGAATCCGCATACGCATGGGGACCGGGAGTTCACATATCCATAGCTGAATGGCTGCTTTCCAACCTCTCTATTCTTCCTGCTTCTGTTGCACATACCATTGCTTTGCATAAAGACGCCTTTAAATACGGTGCTCTTTCTGCGGACATTTTCATTGGAAAAGGCAGCACAGTTGTTCCCGGTCATAGTCATAACTGGGAAACCGGCTTTACACTTCTACAAAACGTGCGAAGCCCCAAGCTTCGCTCATACGCATACGGATACCTTTCGCATCTGGCAGCAGATGTCGTGGCACACAATAATTATGTTCCAAGCCTTATGTCGGGAGCACCGACAGCCGGTAAGCTTGGACACGTATATATTGAAGCACAGGCAGACCGCATGGTGCGCTGGAACAGCAACAGCGTGCGTGGACTCTTTAAAATATCCTGTACCGATCATGACTGCGAACTTCTCGCAGCAACCAATAAGCATAAAGGCGGCTTTGCCATCCGCAAACAAGTGTTTCGTAGCAGCGTAGCACTTTGCGGCGCTTTTCCATGGAAAAGCTCTCTCAAGCTTATTCATCACACTATGCCAGGTGCGGCAGACAAAAAGTATTTGCGCTCCATGATCGATGCCAGTGCACGGTCTGTTGTTAATATCCTTTCATTAAGCGAAAAGTCAGCTGTGACAGGAGTAGACCCGATTGGTGCTGCTGCACTGGCGAATTCCAAGGGGCTATGTGCAGGGGCATCCATTTTGCCGAGCCGCAACCCTTTTCCGCTCGTATTCCCGCTGGATAAGCGGGTATCAACACTGCCTAAACTGCGAGTAGCTCATAACATAGTGCTATAA
- a CDS encoding ferredoxin, which produces MAKKLRIDEEECIGCESCVELCPKAFEMNADGDKAIVVDEDCTDDCVEESIDTCPVSCIFYEG; this is translated from the coding sequence ATGGCTAAGAAACTACGTATTGACGAAGAAGAATGTATCGGTTGTGAATCTTGTGTAGAACTTTGCCCAAAAGCATTTGAAATGAATGCAGATGGCGATAAAGCCATTGTAGTAGATGAAGACTGTACGGATGATTGTGTTGAAGAATCCATTGACACATGTCCTGTGAGCTGCATCTTTTACGAAGGCTAG
- a CDS encoding disulfide bond formation protein B, whose protein sequence is MHPDLARKINLLLLLLVAVVMCGSLSVQFIIGDLPCPLCILQRYAMVGLAMGPLLNLRFGIRPRHLSVTLMFALFGIAVSVRQVLLHIIPGTGNYGAPVLGMHLYTWSSLIFFIALVVTALLLLIEDVWSPLDTPPYNDKIVHIGFGFMILITLPLAVVTFAECGWRCPDNPVHYMLLQPANYIQFP, encoded by the coding sequence ATGCATCCTGATCTTGCGCGTAAGATTAATCTTCTGCTGTTACTGCTGGTCGCGGTAGTTATGTGCGGTTCTCTCTCCGTACAATTCATTATTGGTGACTTGCCGTGTCCACTTTGCATATTGCAACGATACGCGATGGTTGGTCTTGCTATGGGACCGTTGCTTAACTTGCGGTTCGGCATCAGACCTCGCCACCTTTCGGTGACTCTCATGTTTGCCCTTTTCGGAATTGCGGTCAGTGTGCGGCAGGTTCTCCTGCATATTATCCCCGGCACTGGTAATTATGGTGCACCTGTTCTTGGTATGCACCTGTATACGTGGTCGTCACTCATATTTTTTATTGCATTAGTGGTTACTGCGCTTTTGTTACTTATCGAAGACGTATGGTCACCTCTTGATACTCCGCCGTATAACGACAAGATTGTCCATATCGGTTTCGGTTTTATGATCTTAATCACATTACCGCTTGCAGTTGTCACCTTTGCGGAGTGCGGTTGGCGTTGTCCTGATAACCCCGTGCACTATATGCTTCTTCAACCTGCTAATTATATACAGTTTCCTTAA
- a CDS encoding DUF5993 family protein, giving the protein MSTILFLLLILAMCIGWYGHRMGAIYVTIFSIVLAIIWFVSHATDPLNINL; this is encoded by the coding sequence ATGAGTACTATATTATTTTTATTACTGATATTGGCAATGTGTATTGGATGGTACGGGCATAGGATGGGAGCAATTTACGTTACGATTTTTTCAATCGTACTCGCGATCATCTGGTTTGTAAGCCATGCAACTGACCCTTTGAACATTAACCTGTAG
- a CDS encoding PilZ domain-containing protein, translated as MPHEVHHQERRALPRYTTPFTASIAEFVFPMSYQPEFKAECLDITPKGAMLKVPSVISKGSVQQVSIDLPGFEKILQTKHQSTCDIPCQIRVVSRVIWTAISEETSTIGIEFLNMGKSAEQALARYLKDMIS; from the coding sequence ATGCCACACGAGGTTCATCATCAGGAACGCCGGGCACTGCCACGTTACACAACTCCGTTTACAGCATCCATTGCAGAATTTGTATTTCCAATGTCTTACCAACCGGAATTTAAAGCCGAGTGCCTAGACATTACCCCAAAGGGTGCCATGCTGAAAGTGCCTTCTGTTATTTCGAAAGGGAGCGTTCAGCAGGTGAGTATTGACCTGCCTGGGTTTGAAAAAATACTGCAAACGAAACATCAATCAACATGCGATATTCCATGCCAGATTAGAGTTGTTTCCCGTGTTATATGGACTGCCATCAGCGAAGAAACTTCTACTATAGGAATAGAGTTTCTGAATATGGGAAAAAGTGCAGAACAAGCACTTGCTAGATATTTGAAAGACATGATCTCCTAA
- a CDS encoding peptidoglycan DD-metalloendopeptidase family protein yields MSIQQKKSTKKVYLSVILAVFIAAITYGTIISSRNVQPAENTQPAISSEATAQNAEPLQQPPAPQPVVETFKGTIGKGATASTLLNQWLSKAEVYQLASAADKTFRLTKLRRGNPFRVITTDGDFTRFEYEIDNDTYLSVSKISEGFTAELKDIEYEIVTDRVNGVITSSLYEALADAGEKASLAVRIGDIFGWEIDFIRDLRKNDQFTVVVEKRFREGKFQGYGHVLAARFVNQGNAHEGYYMKDKDGFTQYYTAEGKNLRRAFLKAPLKFTRISSKYSNRRLHPILKTYRPHHGIDYAAPRGTPVSAIGNGKVVKIARSRGAGKYVKIRHSNGYESAYLHLNRFAKGLKVGKKVTQGQTIAYVGSTGLSTGPHLDFRMKKNGKYINPTRATNPRAPKATKEQVVLLKEKVKLLHPEVPANNVAEQSADGTV; encoded by the coding sequence ATGTCTATTCAACAAAAGAAAAGTACGAAAAAAGTATATCTGTCCGTTATTTTAGCAGTATTTATTGCTGCGATTACGTATGGTACAATAATATCATCACGTAACGTACAACCCGCAGAAAACACACAGCCTGCCATTTCCTCGGAAGCAACGGCACAAAATGCCGAACCGTTGCAACAGCCTCCCGCTCCACAGCCTGTTGTGGAAACCTTTAAAGGGACAATTGGTAAAGGGGCGACTGCCTCTACCCTGTTGAACCAATGGCTCTCAAAAGCGGAAGTCTATCAACTGGCATCTGCCGCAGATAAGACATTTCGTCTTACCAAATTGCGTCGGGGAAATCCTTTTAGGGTTATCACGACTGATGGTGATTTTACCCGATTCGAATATGAAATTGATAATGATACGTACCTGTCTGTTTCCAAAATAAGCGAAGGTTTTACCGCAGAGCTTAAGGACATTGAGTACGAAATTGTTACCGACCGTGTTAATGGTGTAATTACTTCCAGTCTTTACGAGGCACTGGCAGACGCAGGGGAAAAAGCCTCTCTTGCTGTCCGCATCGGTGATATCTTTGGCTGGGAAATCGATTTTATTCGTGATCTGCGCAAAAACGATCAATTCACTGTTGTTGTCGAGAAAAGATTCCGTGAAGGGAAATTTCAAGGGTACGGGCATGTGCTTGCCGCACGTTTTGTAAACCAAGGCAACGCGCATGAAGGGTACTACATGAAGGATAAGGATGGCTTTACGCAGTACTACACTGCGGAAGGTAAAAACTTGCGTCGAGCATTTTTGAAAGCTCCGCTTAAGTTTACCCGAATTTCTTCAAAGTACAGCAACCGTCGTCTACACCCGATCCTCAAGACATACCGTCCGCATCATGGCATTGACTACGCTGCACCGCGCGGTACACCAGTATCTGCTATCGGGAATGGTAAAGTGGTCAAAATTGCACGTAGCAGGGGAGCTGGTAAGTACGTAAAAATACGTCACAGCAACGGGTATGAATCTGCCTATCTTCACTTGAACCGATTTGCTAAAGGGCTCAAAGTCGGCAAAAAAGTAACGCAAGGGCAAACCATCGCATACGTAGGCTCAACAGGTCTTTCAACAGGACCGCACCTTGATTTCCGTATGAAAAAGAATGGGAAATATATTAACCCAACCAGAGCAACGAACCCGCGTGCGCCTAAAGCAACCAAAGAGCAAGTTGTTTTGCTTAAGGAAAAGGTCAAGCTTCTGCATCCGGAAGTGCCAGCCAACAATGTTGCAGAGCAGTCTGCTGACGGAACGGTATAA
- the serS gene encoding serine--tRNA ligase, translated as MLDLKLLQKNPQIVAEALAKRNSSIDVDEFTKIDTRRRELLVELESLKSERNKASGEVAKMKRAGEDASELISRLGSLSDKIKELDAETETIKATMHEWLIAVPNIPHESAPVGADEDDNVELHTWGEKPSMSFTPKEHWELAETLGGLDFERASKLTGSRFSVLWGWAARLERALINLFLDMQTTEHGYTEVFPPAIVNSTTMTGTGQLPKFEEDLFRLNHKDYYLIPTAEVPLTNMHSGEVLSEEDLPRAFTAQTQCFRSEAGSYGKDTKGLFRQHQFTKVEMVRYAHPDSSYDDLEKMRQHAENILQRLGLHYRVVTLCTGDMGFSSAKTYDIEVWLPGQDKYREVSSCSNCIDFQARRANLKFKRKGAKKPEFVHTLNGSGLPTGRTMIAIIENYQQEDGSIVIPEALRPYMGGLEKITPDMAIK; from the coding sequence ATGCTCGATCTCAAACTTTTGCAGAAAAATCCGCAAATTGTAGCTGAAGCTTTAGCAAAACGAAACTCTTCTATTGACGTTGATGAGTTTACTAAAATTGACACACGTCGCAGAGAGCTGCTTGTAGAACTGGAGTCTCTCAAAAGCGAACGCAACAAAGCTTCCGGTGAAGTAGCTAAGATGAAACGCGCAGGCGAAGACGCATCTGAGCTTATTTCCCGCCTCGGTTCACTGTCCGATAAAATTAAAGAGCTTGATGCTGAAACGGAAACCATTAAAGCCACAATGCACGAATGGCTTATTGCTGTTCCAAATATACCACACGAAAGTGCTCCTGTAGGTGCAGACGAAGACGATAACGTTGAACTGCACACATGGGGCGAAAAGCCATCTATGTCTTTCACTCCTAAGGAACATTGGGAGCTTGCAGAGACATTGGGCGGTCTTGATTTTGAACGTGCTTCCAAGCTCACAGGTTCCCGCTTTTCCGTATTGTGGGGCTGGGCTGCTCGCTTAGAACGTGCGCTCATCAACCTGTTCCTCGACATGCAGACAACTGAACACGGCTACACAGAAGTGTTCCCGCCTGCTATTGTAAACAGCACTACAATGACCGGTACAGGTCAGCTTCCTAAATTTGAAGAAGATCTTTTCCGTTTGAATCATAAAGACTACTACCTTATCCCGACTGCTGAAGTACCGCTTACTAATATGCACTCTGGAGAGGTTTTGAGCGAAGAAGACTTGCCGCGTGCCTTTACTGCACAGACTCAGTGCTTCCGTTCAGAAGCAGGTAGCTATGGTAAAGATACAAAAGGACTGTTCCGCCAGCACCAGTTCACAAAAGTAGAAATGGTTCGCTACGCGCATCCTGATAGCTCATACGATGATCTTGAAAAAATGCGTCAGCATGCAGAAAACATCCTTCAGCGTCTTGGTCTGCACTACCGTGTAGTAACCTTATGCACTGGTGACATGGGCTTCTCTTCCGCTAAAACCTACGATATTGAAGTATGGTTGCCGGGTCAGGATAAATACCGCGAAGTTTCTTCCTGTTCTAACTGCATAGATTTTCAGGCTCGCCGTGCAAATCTCAAGTTTAAGCGTAAGGGCGCTAAAAAGCCTGAATTTGTGCATACATTGAATGGTTCCGGTCTTCCTACTGGTCGAACCATGATCGCAATCATTGAAAACTATCAGCAGGAAGACGGTTCTATCGTAATTCCTGAAGCGCTGCGTCCTTACATGGGCGGTCTGGAAAAAATTACTCCAGATATGGCAATTAAATAA
- a CDS encoding YchJ family protein, producing MSKCPCGSELEFAACCEPIISGETPAPTAEALMRSRYSSHVKGMYEYLGTSMHPEMRGDLSVDEIKEWSEQITWTGLEILDTKAGSAEDEVGEVEFVAHYKLGGVPQELHEHSFFRKEGENWYYVEGMVQNHDTYRRETPKVGRNEPCPCNSGKKYKKCCGKN from the coding sequence ATGTCCAAATGTCCTTGCGGTTCCGAACTTGAATTTGCAGCCTGTTGTGAGCCTATTATTTCCGGCGAAACTCCTGCACCTACAGCAGAAGCCTTAATGCGTTCCCGTTACTCTTCTCATGTAAAAGGAATGTATGAATACCTTGGAACCTCCATGCACCCTGAAATGCGCGGCGACCTTTCTGTAGATGAAATTAAAGAATGGTCTGAACAGATCACATGGACCGGACTTGAAATTCTGGACACCAAAGCTGGTAGCGCAGAAGACGAAGTTGGCGAAGTAGAGTTTGTAGCGCACTACAAACTCGGCGGCGTACCTCAGGAACTGCACGAGCATAGCTTCTTCCGTAAAGAAGGAGAAAACTGGTACTACGTTGAAGGTATGGTTCAAAACCACGACACCTACCGCCGAGAAACTCCTAAAGTAGGTCGTAACGAGCCGTGTCCTTGCAATTCCGGCAAGAAGTACAAAAAATGCTGCGGTAAAAACTAA
- a CDS encoding ribonucleoside triphosphate reductase codes for MPKQILKRDKCLETWSLERIAHAILKALKASGIKDPLLSKRLARKVEIKLGATEIAPQELVQDTIEQVLMESSLYHVAKRFIIYREQRRQLREQKAAYLDIKETINNYLDKADWRVNENANMTHSFQGLMLHLSGTLQAKYALEKYPEEIRLAHEHGYFHIHDLSFGLAGYCAGWSLRDLLLEGFNLEGRSSAGPAHHFDAVLGQMVNFLGTLQNEWAGAQAFNNVDTYLAPFIRKDGLTYTQVRQAMQKFIFNLNTTSRWGGQSPFTNLTFDIVPPKHIAKEAVIIGGVLQDSTYGEYVEEMAMINKAFLEVMLQGDHHGRIFSFPIPTYNVTSEFPWETENGDLLMQLTAKYGVPYFQNFINSDLDPEDVRSMCCRLQMDLRELRKKTGGLFGAGDLTGSIGVVTLNLPKLAYLAHNEEDFLDLITEYAELAKDSLEFKRKLIQENLDRGMFPWSARYLKNGFKAHFATIGLVGGHEACLNILGKGIETEGGVRLMQRVLNHLRELTSNYQEDTGNLYNLEATPAEGTSYRLARTDKKLYADIIASGNGTPYYTNSTALPVGATDDVFAALEHQDQLQPLFTGGTVFHTYLGEAVADHAALKKFIVKAFTKTKLPYISITPTFSVCKDHGYIAGEHFSCPTCDANTEVYTRIVGYYRPVSQWNKGKQMEYDDRLCYNSAPVDTGAAQEQVKDAV; via the coding sequence ATGCCGAAACAAATTCTGAAGCGCGACAAGTGTCTGGAGACATGGTCGCTTGAGCGAATTGCACATGCAATCCTCAAGGCACTTAAAGCTAGCGGAATTAAAGATCCGCTTCTTTCAAAGCGACTTGCACGAAAAGTTGAAATAAAACTCGGTGCAACGGAAATCGCGCCGCAGGAGTTAGTACAGGACACCATTGAGCAAGTGCTGATGGAGTCCAGCCTGTATCATGTTGCAAAGCGTTTTATTATCTACCGTGAGCAACGCAGGCAATTACGCGAACAAAAAGCTGCTTATCTGGACATCAAAGAAACCATAAATAATTATCTTGATAAAGCAGACTGGCGCGTAAACGAGAATGCGAACATGACGCATTCGTTCCAAGGGCTTATGCTGCATCTTTCCGGTACGTTGCAGGCGAAGTATGCGCTTGAAAAGTATCCGGAAGAAATTCGCCTTGCGCACGAGCACGGCTATTTCCATATCCATGATTTGTCATTCGGTCTTGCAGGGTATTGTGCAGGCTGGAGTCTGCGTGATTTACTTCTTGAAGGATTCAATCTTGAAGGTCGTTCCAGCGCGGGACCTGCGCATCATTTTGATGCCGTACTTGGTCAAATGGTGAACTTTTTAGGAACATTGCAAAATGAATGGGCGGGTGCTCAGGCATTTAACAATGTGGACACGTATTTAGCACCGTTTATCAGGAAAGATGGACTTACGTACACGCAAGTGCGTCAAGCCATGCAGAAGTTCATCTTTAATTTGAACACAACATCCCGCTGGGGTGGACAAAGTCCATTTACCAACCTGACATTTGACATTGTGCCGCCAAAGCACATTGCCAAGGAAGCTGTTATTATTGGAGGAGTGTTACAAGACTCCACCTACGGTGAGTATGTTGAAGAAATGGCGATGATAAACAAGGCGTTTCTCGAAGTTATGCTGCAAGGCGATCATCATGGACGCATTTTTTCATTTCCTATCCCGACATACAACGTCACCTCTGAGTTTCCATGGGAAACAGAAAATGGTGACCTGCTCATGCAGCTGACAGCTAAATACGGTGTTCCGTATTTTCAAAACTTCATCAATTCCGACCTTGATCCGGAAGATGTTCGCTCCATGTGCTGCCGTCTGCAAATGGATTTACGTGAACTGCGTAAGAAAACAGGCGGGCTGTTCGGTGCAGGTGATCTGACAGGTTCTATCGGCGTTGTTACTCTCAACCTGCCGAAACTTGCCTACCTTGCACATAACGAAGAAGACTTCCTCGACCTGATTACAGAATACGCAGAGCTTGCAAAAGATTCACTCGAATTTAAACGTAAGCTTATTCAGGAAAACCTTGATCGCGGCATGTTCCCGTGGTCTGCGCGATACCTGAAAAATGGTTTCAAAGCGCATTTTGCGACAATCGGTCTGGTCGGTGGACATGAAGCATGTCTGAATATTCTTGGAAAGGGTATTGAGACAGAAGGCGGTGTACGCCTGATGCAGCGGGTGCTGAATCATTTACGTGAGCTGACATCGAATTATCAGGAAGACACAGGCAACTTGTACAATCTGGAAGCAACTCCGGCGGAAGGAACAAGTTACAGACTCGCCCGTACAGATAAAAAGCTCTACGCGGACATCATCGCTTCCGGCAACGGTACTCCGTACTACACTAACTCTACAGCGCTACCTGTAGGGGCTACAGACGACGTTTTTGCAGCATTGGAACATCAGGATCAGTTGCAGCCTCTTTTCACAGGAGGGACTGTTTTCCACACATATCTTGGTGAAGCTGTGGCAGACCATGCGGCGTTGAAAAAATTCATTGTAAAGGCGTTTACGAAGACTAAATTGCCGTACATTTCCATAACACCGACATTCTCCGTGTGCAAAGATCATGGATATATTGCAGGTGAGCATTTCTCCTGCCCGACATGTGATGCAAATACTGAAGTATACACGCGCATCGTCGGGTACTATCGTCCGGTTTCTCAGTGGAATAAGGGTAAGCAGATGGAGTACGATGACCGTCTTTGCTACAACAGCGCGCCTGTTGATACAGGAGCAGCGCAGGAACAAGTTAAAGACGCCGTATAG
- the hemW gene encoding radical SAM family heme chaperone HemW, producing MLLYLHVPFCRSKCGYCAFHSQVLSDDALQVYLDALMREIALWGDRLGTVSVETIFLGGGTPSMLPAKAIDTILNRVAKTFSVSNGAEISMEANPESALRDTFLHDVRSSGINRLSLGIQSLNRDLLHTLGRPHSAKQAIMAVERARQSGFGNINVDFIWGLPGQRLSHWLKELKAIVELAPDHLSCYSLTIEENTPFEKAYDDGELELPSDDDQSKMFLYGSDFLELQGFTHYEISNFARMGYQCRHNIGYWEGADYLGLGPSAVSTINGQRWMNTKDLSQYAEQTTSGEIGEHAETLTPYERMEELVMLRLRTARGLRLAAYKELTGRSFMEDFRPMITALHQHGLVKIRHGYLNLTKRGMLVSNTIIENLFEAMGRLQQMKC from the coding sequence ATGCTGTTATACCTACATGTCCCATTTTGCCGCAGTAAATGCGGATACTGTGCATTTCATTCTCAAGTACTGAGTGATGATGCACTGCAAGTGTATCTGGATGCTTTAATGCGAGAAATCGCCCTTTGGGGTGACAGACTCGGCACCGTTTCAGTTGAGACCATCTTCTTAGGCGGGGGCACTCCCTCCATGCTGCCAGCCAAAGCTATTGATACCATACTGAACCGTGTTGCTAAAACTTTTTCAGTCAGCAACGGTGCAGAAATCAGCATGGAAGCAAATCCGGAATCTGCCCTTCGAGACACTTTTTTGCACGATGTACGCAGTTCAGGAATTAATAGGTTAAGCCTAGGGATTCAGAGCTTAAATCGAGATTTACTCCACACGCTGGGGAGACCGCATTCTGCAAAACAAGCTATCATGGCTGTTGAGCGTGCACGGCAGAGCGGATTTGGAAATATCAACGTTGACTTCATATGGGGATTACCCGGTCAGCGACTGTCACACTGGCTGAAAGAGCTGAAAGCTATTGTAGAACTCGCTCCGGATCACCTTTCCTGCTACAGCCTTACCATCGAAGAAAATACGCCGTTTGAAAAAGCATATGATGACGGCGAACTTGAGCTGCCATCAGATGACGATCAAAGCAAAATGTTTTTGTACGGCTCAGATTTTTTGGAATTGCAAGGATTCACGCATTACGAAATCTCAAATTTTGCGCGCATGGGATACCAATGCCGCCACAACATAGGGTACTGGGAAGGCGCAGACTACCTTGGCTTAGGACCTTCGGCAGTATCAACGATTAATGGTCAGCGCTGGATGAACACAAAAGACTTATCCCAATATGCTGAGCAAACCACCAGTGGTGAGATTGGTGAACATGCCGAAACGCTTACGCCGTACGAACGCATGGAAGAGCTTGTAATGCTCCGTTTGCGCACAGCACGGGGACTACGCCTTGCTGCGTACAAGGAACTCACCGGAAGAAGTTTTATGGAAGATTTTCGCCCTATGATAACAGCCCTGCATCAACATGGTCTGGTTAAAATTCGTCATGGGTATCTCAACCTTACCAAGCGCGGCATGCTGGTATCCAACACGATTATAGAGAACCTCTTTGAAGCTATGGGGCGACTGCAACAAATGAAGTGTTGA